Proteins from a single region of Mucilaginibacter daejeonensis:
- a CDS encoding lysophospholipid acyltransferase family protein, producing the protein MRKLLGYILSAIHYVVFGAWLGIFQPIQWLCYRLGGYAPHKRSVDVLNGLLTSTYYLLGNRVTFTNRQDLPVDRPIIFIANHQSMYDIPPLIYFLRKYHAKFISKIELTKGIPSISYNLKVGGGANIDRKEPRQAIMELSKLGVRMKENKWSTVIFPEGTRSKDGHMRPFQTAGIATILKKCPDALLVPVVINNAWKMVRYGIYPLSTFEHLTFEVLPPVEPAGRPIDELVTEVQQAIEKKIVFSK; encoded by the coding sequence ATGCGTAAACTCCTCGGATATATCTTATCAGCTATCCATTATGTGGTATTTGGAGCATGGTTGGGCATATTTCAACCTATCCAATGGTTATGTTACCGGCTTGGCGGTTATGCACCGCATAAACGCTCGGTAGATGTTTTGAATGGGCTACTTACCAGCACTTACTACCTGCTGGGTAACCGGGTAACGTTCACCAACCGCCAGGACCTGCCTGTGGACCGGCCCATCATTTTCATTGCCAATCACCAAAGCATGTATGATATACCGCCGCTTATTTACTTTTTGCGCAAGTATCATGCTAAGTTCATCTCTAAGATAGAACTCACTAAGGGTATCCCTTCCATATCATACAATCTAAAAGTAGGGGGCGGCGCCAACATTGATCGTAAAGAGCCGCGCCAGGCCATTATGGAGTTAAGTAAGCTGGGCGTACGCATGAAGGAGAATAAATGGAGCACGGTGATCTTCCCTGAAGGAACACGCTCTAAGGATGGCCACATGCGTCCCTTTCAGACAGCAGGTATAGCTACCATTTTAAAAAAATGCCCAGATGCATTACTGGTTCCTGTGGTGATCAACAACGCCTGGAAAATGGTTCGTTATGGCATATATCCATTAAGCACTTTTGAACACCTGACCTTTGAAGTATTACCACCGGTAGAGCCCGCTGGCCGCCCGATCGATGAGCTGGTAACAGAGGTACAGCAAGCTATCGAGAAAAAGATCGTGTTCAGCAAATGA
- a CDS encoding LytR/AlgR family response regulator transcription factor produces the protein MIKCLVVDDEPLALHVIEDYISKIPFLQLVKATTSAIEALQLVQAGGVDLVFLDVQMPELTGIQFMRIANGRTKVIITTAYPQYALEGYELDAIDYLLKPIAFDRFYKAAQKVQASLFPAAKPVEKEEPQPERSDISNDFIFVKTEHKIQKVYLNDVLFIEGLKDYISIFTPNERIITLQNMKKVEDALPERHFIRVHRSYIVSLNKIDSIERSRIFIGDKVIPIGDTYRDEFFKMIEEKNI, from the coding sequence ATGATCAAATGCCTTGTAGTGGATGATGAGCCGTTGGCGCTGCATGTGATAGAGGACTACATTTCCAAGATACCCTTCCTGCAATTGGTTAAAGCTACCACAAGCGCCATAGAGGCATTGCAATTGGTGCAGGCCGGCGGGGTGGATCTGGTGTTCCTGGATGTGCAAATGCCCGAGCTTACCGGCATACAGTTCATGCGTATAGCCAATGGCCGTACCAAGGTGATCATCACCACTGCGTACCCGCAATACGCTTTGGAAGGTTATGAATTGGATGCCATCGATTACCTGCTTAAGCCCATCGCCTTTGATCGCTTTTACAAGGCCGCTCAAAAGGTGCAGGCGAGCCTGTTCCCTGCCGCAAAACCGGTAGAAAAAGAAGAACCACAACCCGAGCGTTCCGACATATCCAACGATTTCATCTTCGTTAAAACGGAGCATAAGATCCAAAAGGTGTATCTGAACGATGTGCTGTTCATTGAGGGGCTGAAGGATTACATCTCCATATTTACGCCCAACGAGCGCATCATCACTTTGCAGAACATGAAAAAGGTGGAGGATGCTTTGCCCGAACGCCATTTCATCCGTGTACACCGCTCATACATCGTATCGCTAAACAAGATCGACAGTATCGAGCGCAGCCGCATCTTTATTGGCGATAAGGTGATTCCCATTGGCGACACTTACCGTGATGAATTCTTCAAGATGATCGAGGAAAAAAATATTTGA